The following are encoded in a window of Chloroflexota bacterium genomic DNA:
- a CDS encoding M50 family metallopeptidase — protein sequence MEDPIGLLVTVVRFVLLLTVLIMVHEAGHFFSARAFGVKVLEFGWGFPPRAFGLYTGRTPVRLPEDVWLIGFHSRDQVRPGMKVRVYSSSGSDGALTALAVEGLFGGTASRDLSLEEALGKEVLVHEGKVRDVRGDTLVLADMVYTINWLPLGGFVRMAGENNPNVPWSLASRSPLTRFTVLAAGSAMNVVLPVVLFVFLFAAPEERYEGRVLIAGVAQESPAERAGLQSGDIILEADGHRVYNTQTLQTRILLNLGKETEFLVMRPERLITGSFGFGADTGPVDTAVRDTEPFTVLLVPRWAPPEGQGNVGIQIRTIQGQVVSQPGNILTAIPNGFVRMWEMLVLLKNEILSWFAGSGGPQFAGPVGIAQISDEVAEAGWRPLVIFAALLSLNLAIINLLPLPALDGGRIVFVALEWARGGKRVPPEREGLVHAVGFAVLIGVIVIITFFDVSRIIAGNSIAN from the coding sequence ATGGAAGACCCCATCGGCCTGCTGGTCACCGTCGTCCGGTTTGTCCTGCTGCTGACCGTGCTCATCATGGTGCATGAGGCCGGCCACTTCTTCTCCGCCCGCGCCTTCGGCGTCAAAGTGCTCGAGTTTGGCTGGGGTTTCCCTCCCAGAGCGTTTGGCCTCTACACGGGCCGGACGCCCGTGCGCCTGCCCGAGGATGTGTGGCTCATTGGGTTTCATTCCCGCGATCAAGTCCGGCCGGGCATGAAAGTACGCGTCTACTCCAGCTCCGGCAGCGACGGCGCGCTCACCGCGCTGGCCGTTGAGGGCCTCTTCGGCGGAACGGCGTCGAGGGACCTGTCGCTGGAGGAAGCGCTCGGCAAGGAGGTCCTCGTCCACGAGGGCAAGGTCCGCGATGTTCGCGGGGACACACTGGTGCTCGCGGACATGGTGTACACCATCAACTGGCTCCCGCTGGGCGGCTTCGTGCGGATGGCGGGGGAGAACAACCCCAACGTGCCCTGGAGCCTCGCGAGCAGGAGCCCGCTCACGCGGTTCACCGTGCTGGCGGCCGGCTCCGCCATGAATGTCGTGCTGCCGGTGGTGCTCTTTGTCTTCCTCTTCGCGGCGCCGGAGGAGCGGTACGAGGGCCGTGTCCTCATCGCGGGCGTGGCGCAGGAGTCGCCGGCCGAGCGCGCCGGCCTGCAGAGCGGCGACATCATCCTGGAAGCGGACGGGCACAGGGTCTACAACACGCAGACCCTTCAGACCCGCATCCTGCTGAACCTGGGCAAGGAAACCGAATTCCTGGTTATGCGCCCGGAACGCCTCATCACCGGCAGTTTCGGTTTCGGGGCGGACACCGGGCCCGTCGACACCGCCGTGCGGGATACGGAGCCGTTCACCGTGCTCCTTGTCCCGCGCTGGGCGCCGCCCGAGGGCCAGGGCAACGTCGGAATCCAGATTCGCACCATTCAGGGGCAAGTGGTCAGCCAGCCGGGCAACATCCTGACCGCCATCCCCAACGGCTTCGTGCGCATGTGGGAGATGCTGGTCCTCCTGAAGAACGAAATCCTGAGCTGGTTCGCGGGCTCCGGCGGGCCGCAGTTTGCCGGGCCCGTGGGCATCGCGCAGATCAGCGACGAGGTCGCGGAGGCTGGCTGGCGGCCGCTGGTCATCTTCGCGGCGCTGCTCAGCCTGAACCTTGCCATCATCAACCTGCTGCCGCTGCCGGCGCTGGACGGCGGCCGCATCGTCTTCGTCGCGCTCGAGTGGGCGCGCGGGGGCAAGCGCGTTCCGCCGGAGCGGGAGGGGCTGGTGCACGCGGTGGGGTTCGCCGTGCTCATCGGCGTCATCGTGATCATCACGTTCTTCGACGTGAGCCGCATCATCGCGGGCAACTCGATCGCCAACTAG
- a CDS encoding 1-deoxy-D-xylulose-5-phosphate reductoisomerase, producing the protein MKKLAILGSTGSIGRQTLDIVRAYPDEFEVFALSAWSNRDMLLEQAHEFQPRYLYCQQQPPAGELPDGTETIGGIVEIATHPDVDLVMQGMVGNAGLLPTLEALRAGKHVAMANKEPVVMAGELLTREAARCGGEILPVDSEPSAIWQCLQGEDVENGVRRLIITASGGALRRLPIEEVAKVTPEQALKHPTWSMGKKITIDSATLMNKGFEVIESHWLFAMPWERVDVVVHPQSIIHSMVEFMDGSVKAQLGVPDMRLPIQYAMFYPQRLPCEQAPRFDPIAAAALTFEEMDPARYPCFVTALEAGHAGGTYPTVLSASDEVAIDAFLGGHIAFGDIHGVVTAALDRHTSTADPSLEDILAADAWARETARGIVER; encoded by the coding sequence ATGAAGAAGCTCGCGATTCTGGGTTCAACCGGTTCCATTGGGCGGCAGACGTTGGACATCGTCCGCGCCTACCCCGACGAGTTCGAGGTGTTCGCGCTGTCCGCGTGGAGCAACCGCGATATGCTGCTCGAGCAGGCGCACGAGTTCCAGCCGCGCTACCTGTACTGCCAGCAGCAGCCCCCGGCCGGCGAGCTGCCGGACGGCACGGAGACCATCGGCGGCATCGTCGAGATTGCGACGCATCCCGACGTCGACCTTGTCATGCAGGGCATGGTGGGCAACGCGGGCCTGCTGCCGACGCTGGAGGCGCTGCGAGCGGGCAAGCACGTCGCGATGGCGAACAAGGAGCCCGTCGTCATGGCCGGCGAGCTGCTGACGCGGGAGGCCGCGCGCTGCGGCGGCGAGATTCTGCCCGTCGACAGCGAGCCGAGCGCCATCTGGCAGTGCCTGCAGGGCGAGGACGTGGAAAATGGCGTCCGGCGGCTCATCATCACGGCCTCCGGCGGGGCGCTGCGCCGCCTGCCGATCGAGGAAGTCGCCAAGGTGACCCCCGAGCAGGCGTTGAAGCACCCGACGTGGAGCATGGGCAAGAAAATCACCATCGACTCCGCAACGCTGATGAACAAGGGCTTCGAGGTCATCGAGTCCCACTGGCTCTTTGCCATGCCCTGGGAACGCGTGGACGTGGTCGTCCACCCGCAGAGCATCATCCACTCGATGGTGGAGTTCATGGACGGCTCCGTGAAGGCGCAGCTTGGCGTTCCCGACATGCGCCTGCCCATCCAGTACGCCATGTTCTACCCGCAGCGGCTGCCGTGCGAGCAGGCCCCGCGCTTCGACCCGATAGCCGCGGCGGCGCTGACTTTCGAGGAGATGGACCCCGCGCGCTACCCGTGCTTCGTGACCGCGCTGGAGGCCGGACACGCAGGCGGCACGTACCCGACCGTCCTCAGCGCCTCGGACGAGGTGGCCATCGACGCGTTCCTCGGCGGGCACATCGCCTTCGGCGACATCCACGGGGTCGTGACGGCGGCGCTCGACCGGCACACGTCCACCGCAGACCCCTCGCTGGAGGACATCCTCGCGGCGGACGCGTGGGCGCGGGAGACGGCCCGCGGCATCGTGGAGCGGTAG
- a CDS encoding CDP-archaeol synthase has translation MATAFVGIPVVLAVVLLGAPYMGALASVAGALAVFEYNRLSKAFDSPPRLLFAWALTIGMIQAAVWGPLQFLMAFAAAALAMIIFHFTAPGPGLGWQLRLMGAMGPFHVGMPLAVALLMRNLENGLEWTLTALLCTMAIDTGAFAVGKLIGRTQLTSISPNKTWEGTIGGVLAGVLAAIGLTLLLDLPLGLPAVAALGVTLAIGAIIGDLTVSAMKRIAGVKDTGALLPGHGGVLDRMDSMLVTLPFAFMWQVWTL, from the coding sequence GTGGCAACCGCCTTCGTCGGCATCCCCGTCGTATTGGCCGTTGTGCTGCTTGGCGCGCCGTACATGGGCGCCCTGGCGAGCGTCGCGGGCGCGCTGGCCGTCTTCGAGTACAACCGCCTGAGCAAGGCCTTCGACTCTCCTCCGCGACTCCTCTTCGCCTGGGCGCTGACCATCGGCATGATCCAGGCCGCCGTGTGGGGACCGCTGCAGTTCCTCATGGCCTTTGCGGCGGCGGCGCTGGCAATGATCATCTTTCACTTCACCGCTCCGGGGCCGGGCCTGGGATGGCAGCTGCGTTTGATGGGCGCGATGGGCCCGTTCCACGTCGGGATGCCGTTGGCCGTCGCGCTCCTCATGCGCAACCTGGAGAACGGTCTGGAATGGACGCTGACCGCCTTGCTCTGCACCATGGCCATCGACACCGGCGCCTTTGCCGTCGGCAAGCTGATCGGCCGGACTCAGCTGACGTCAATCAGCCCCAACAAGACGTGGGAGGGCACCATCGGCGGCGTTCTTGCTGGCGTACTGGCCGCCATTGGGCTTACCCTGTTATTAGACCTGCCGCTAGGTCTCCCGGCAGTAGCCGCGCTGGGCGTTACGCTCGCAATTGGCGCAATCATCGGCGACCTCACGGTCTCGGCGATGAAGCGGATAGCGGGCGTCAAGGACACGGGGGCCTTGCTTCCGGGACACGGCGGCGTTCTCGACAGGATGGACAGCATGCTGGTGACGCTGCCGTTCGCATTCATGTGGCAAGTGTGGACATTATGA
- the uppS gene encoding polyprenyl diphosphate synthase: MQRRRAPDAYAGAEAEQSQARFAPDEVPAHVAIIMDGNGRWAAGRGLPRLAGHRAGTENIRPVARCFAEYGVKHLTLFAFSTENWTRPEDEVTGLFDLLADVIDSQTRELHKEGVRLRHLGRLDRLPQSLQASIEAAVALTKDNDGFELSIAFDYGGRDEILQAVRRLLAAGAAPEDLDEAKLSQHLYTYGVPDPDLIVRTAGEMRLSNFLLWQGAYAEHYVTDACWPDFGRGEAIRALEAYRGRRRSFGGVLPNSAD, from the coding sequence GTGCAGAGACGCCGGGCCCCGGACGCGTACGCCGGAGCGGAGGCGGAGCAATCGCAGGCCCGATTCGCGCCTGACGAAGTCCCCGCGCACGTCGCCATCATCATGGACGGCAACGGTCGGTGGGCGGCGGGCCGCGGCCTGCCCCGGCTCGCCGGGCACCGCGCGGGCACGGAGAACATCCGCCCCGTGGCCCGCTGCTTCGCCGAGTACGGCGTCAAGCACCTGACCCTCTTCGCCTTCTCCACAGAGAACTGGACCCGGCCCGAGGATGAGGTGACCGGCCTCTTCGACCTTCTCGCCGATGTCATCGACAGTCAGACGAGAGAGCTGCACAAAGAGGGCGTCCGGCTGCGCCACCTCGGCCGCCTCGACCGGCTGCCGCAGTCGCTGCAGGCCTCCATCGAGGCGGCGGTGGCGCTGACGAAGGACAACGACGGCTTCGAGTTGAGCATCGCCTTCGATTACGGCGGGCGCGACGAGATCCTGCAGGCCGTGCGCCGGCTGCTGGCGGCGGGGGCCGCGCCGGAGGACCTTGACGAGGCCAAGCTGTCGCAGCACCTCTACACCTACGGTGTGCCGGACCCCGACCTGATCGTCCGCACGGCGGGCGAGATGCGCCTGAGCAACTTCCTCCTCTGGCAGGGCGCGTACGCCGAACACTATGTCACCGACGCCTGCTGGCCCGACTTCGGCCGCGGCGAGGCCATTCGCGCGCTGGAGGCGTACCGGGGCCGGCGCCGGAGCTTTGGCGGGGTGCTCCCCAACAGCGCGGACTAG
- the frr gene encoding ribosome recycling factor: MPTADEHLKDAEHRMHGANDALQRELESVRTGRARPGLVEHIVVEYYGTDMPLNQLASVSVPEARVLAIQPWDKTAMSAVERAIHKSDLGITPNNDGSVIRLTMPVLTEDRRKDLARSVRKRVEDARVAVRNVRRDVQDKIRAQEKNKELSQDDLRRFQDQLQKITDTNIAQIDKTGEAKESELMEV; encoded by the coding sequence ATGCCCACTGCGGACGAACACCTGAAGGACGCCGAACACCGGATGCACGGCGCCAACGACGCGCTGCAGCGAGAGCTGGAGTCAGTCAGGACGGGACGGGCGCGGCCCGGGCTCGTCGAGCACATCGTCGTGGAGTACTACGGCACGGACATGCCGCTGAACCAGCTCGCGTCGGTGTCGGTGCCGGAAGCGCGTGTGCTGGCCATCCAGCCGTGGGACAAGACGGCGATGTCGGCAGTGGAGCGCGCCATCCATAAATCGGACCTCGGCATCACGCCCAACAACGACGGCTCCGTCATCCGGCTCACAATGCCCGTCCTGACGGAAGACCGGCGCAAGGACCTGGCGCGCTCCGTCCGCAAGCGCGTCGAGGACGCCCGGGTGGCCGTCCGAAACGTGCGGCGGGACGTGCAGGACAAGATCCGCGCGCAGGAAAAGAACAAGGAGCTGTCGCAGGACGACCTCCGCCGCTTCCAGGACCAGCTTCAGAAGATCACCGACACCAACATCGCGCAGATCGACAAGACGGGCGAGGCCAAAGAATCCGAACTGATGGAGGTCTAG
- the pyrH gene encoding UMP kinase has protein sequence MATAYRRVVLKLSGASLQGSQGYGIDSEAVHYLAQEVKDAVATGVELAVVVGGGNIWRGADAAERGMERAAADYAGMLATLINSLAFQDALEQMGVDTRTQSALGVQAVAEPFIRRRAIRHLEKGRVVIFAAGTGNPFMSTDTAAALRAVEIGANAIFMAKNQVDGVYDADPRIHPDAKRFDYLEYMDVLNKGLEVMDNTAVSMCMDNHLPIVVFDVFKPGSLMRLLNAEQLGTLVADVPESLLSRD, from the coding sequence ATGGCAACAGCCTATCGGCGCGTTGTCCTCAAGCTGAGCGGCGCGTCGCTGCAGGGCAGTCAGGGCTACGGCATCGATTCCGAGGCCGTGCACTATCTTGCCCAGGAAGTGAAGGACGCGGTCGCCACCGGCGTCGAGCTTGCCGTCGTCGTGGGCGGCGGCAACATCTGGCGCGGCGCAGACGCCGCCGAGCGGGGCATGGAGCGGGCCGCCGCCGACTACGCCGGCATGCTTGCGACGCTCATCAACTCCCTCGCATTCCAGGACGCTCTGGAGCAGATGGGCGTGGACACCCGGACGCAAAGCGCGCTTGGCGTGCAGGCCGTCGCGGAACCGTTCATCCGGCGGCGGGCGATCCGGCACCTGGAGAAGGGGCGGGTCGTCATCTTCGCAGCGGGGACGGGCAATCCCTTCATGAGCACGGACACGGCCGCCGCGCTTCGGGCGGTCGAGATCGGCGCCAACGCCATCTTCATGGCGAAGAACCAGGTGGACGGCGTGTACGACGCCGACCCCCGCATCCATCCCGACGCCAAGCGCTTCGACTACCTGGAGTACATGGACGTCCTGAACAAGGGGCTGGAAGTCATGGACAACACGGCGGTCTCCATGTGCATGGACAACCACCTGCCCATTGTGGTATTTGACGTATTCAAGCCAGGCAGCCTCATGAGGCTCCTCAACGCGGAACAGCTGGGGACCCTTGTCGCGGACGTCCCCGAGAGTCTTCTGAGCAGGGATTAG
- the tsf gene encoding translation elongation factor Ts, which yields MVQVSVEDIRKLREITGAGILDCRTALQEADGDSGKAQAILREKGLASAAKKASRSAAEGVVESYIHSGSRIGALLELNCETDFVARTDEFRALAHDLAMQVAAMDPDRVTSEDEGEGASLMEQSFIKDPSKSIQDLVNDAIAKMGENIQVRRFIRYALAEE from the coding sequence ATGGTGCAAGTAAGCGTTGAGGACATTAGAAAGCTCCGGGAGATTACCGGGGCCGGCATTCTGGACTGCCGCACGGCGCTGCAGGAGGCTGACGGCGACTCTGGAAAGGCCCAGGCGATCCTGCGCGAGAAGGGCCTGGCCAGCGCGGCGAAGAAGGCGTCCCGCTCCGCCGCCGAGGGCGTCGTGGAGTCCTACATCCACAGCGGCAGCCGCATAGGCGCGCTGCTCGAGCTCAACTGCGAGACGGACTTCGTGGCCCGCACGGATGAGTTCCGGGCGCTGGCCCACGATCTCGCCATGCAGGTGGCGGCGATGGACCCTGACCGCGTCACCTCCGAAGACGAGGGCGAGGGCGCGAGCCTCATGGAGCAGTCCTTCATCAAGGACCCGTCCAAATCCATCCAGGACCTGGTGAACGACGCCATCGCGAAGATGGGAGAGAACATCCAGGTCCGGCGCTTCATCCGCTACGCCCTGGCCGAGGAGTAG
- the rpsB gene encoding 30S ribosomal protein S2: MTTEQVVTTEVQEQPKPPAREPVTMKSLLEAGVHFGHQTRRWQPRMKSFIFTQRNGIHIIDLQQTLVLLERTAQAMTDLVANGGDILFVGAKKQAQETIEYEANRCEMLYVNQRWLGGTLTNFPTIKSRIDHMRNLEDRQERGELRRLPKKDFMKAEDQLRRLRKYFRGLRNMKKPPSALFVIDIDKERIAVEEGRAARIPIFALVDTNCDPDLVDYIIPGNDDAIRSIRLVTARMADAVIAGLQQREAMLMEQEAIEADTVVDSGDFQAYTTAEDFDDLASEEDLEAHVFFPDDSDDTEN; encoded by the coding sequence TTGACTACTGAGCAAGTTGTGACCACGGAAGTACAGGAACAGCCGAAACCGCCGGCCAGAGAGCCGGTGACCATGAAGTCGCTGCTGGAGGCGGGTGTCCACTTTGGACACCAGACGCGGCGTTGGCAGCCGCGGATGAAGAGCTTCATCTTCACGCAGCGGAACGGCATCCACATCATTGACCTGCAACAGACCCTCGTCCTGCTGGAGCGGACGGCGCAGGCCATGACCGACCTTGTGGCGAATGGCGGCGACATCCTTTTTGTCGGCGCCAAGAAGCAGGCGCAGGAGACCATTGAGTACGAGGCCAACCGCTGCGAGATGCTCTACGTCAACCAGCGGTGGCTGGGCGGCACGCTCACCAACTTTCCCACCATCAAGTCGCGCATAGACCATATGCGCAACCTTGAGGACCGGCAGGAACGCGGCGAGTTGCGGCGGCTGCCCAAGAAGGACTTCATGAAGGCGGAGGACCAGCTCCGCCGGTTGCGCAAGTACTTCCGCGGGCTCCGCAACATGAAGAAGCCCCCAAGCGCGCTCTTCGTCATCGACATCGATAAGGAGCGCATTGCCGTGGAGGAGGGCCGCGCGGCCCGCATCCCGATCTTCGCACTGGTCGACACCAACTGCGACCCGGACCTCGTCGACTACATCATCCCCGGCAACGACGACGCCATCCGCTCGATCCGGCTCGTGACCGCCCGAATGGCGGACGCCGTCATCGCCGGTCTGCAGCAGCGCGAGGCGATGCTCATGGAGCAGGAAGCCATCGAGGCCGATACCGTCGTCGACTCCGGCGATTTCCAGGCCTACACCACCGCGGAAGACTTCGATGACCTGGCTTCCGAGGAGGACCTGGAAGCCCACGTGTTCTTCCCGGATGACAGCGACGACACCGAAAACTAG
- a CDS encoding AbrB/MazE/SpoVT family DNA-binding domain-containing protein, with protein sequence MTATEGPFNVDAGAEMRVKINADRRVTIPTEALDSLGVKPGEYVEVVCLPDGIALRPDRKHKQREIDLSMLGYLRDKIDPNTPPFDIDAFRDGTYDPSLRD encoded by the coding sequence TTGACAGCTACAGAAGGCCCGTTTAATGTGGATGCGGGGGCTGAAATGCGTGTCAAGATCAATGCTGATAGACGGGTAACTATCCCTACTGAGGCTCTGGATTCACTGGGGGTGAAACCGGGAGAGTATGTCGAGGTGGTGTGCCTGCCTGACGGGATTGCTCTCCGACCGGATAGGAAACACAAGCAGAGAGAGATTGACCTTTCTATGCTGGGGTATCTGCGCGACAAGATAGACCCCAATACGCCACCCTTCGACATAGACGCATTCAGAGATGGCACCTATGACCCCTCCCTACGGGATTGA